Part of the Sciurus carolinensis chromosome 7, mSciCar1.2, whole genome shotgun sequence genome, CCCACCAGGACCCCAGAGGAAGGTGTGGACACCTGAGCCCCGAGGCAGAGGACGAGCTGGATGCTCGGCAGCCGCGTTCTGCCCGTAGGCAGGAGCGATTGGGCTGCAGGGAGCAGTTTCCTACCGAAGGGGCTGCTTTCCAGTTGCTTGCTTCCCCCCAATAATTTTTAGGACGCAGAGCAGGACAGACTATCAAAAAGTCGGAAAAGGCCCTCACCCTGTTTTTGGAAGAGCCAGCCCAAGGGTGCCTCAGTTGTTGTCATGCAGGAACCACTGGGAGCAGGGCTTTTACCCTCTAGATGTCTCCTTTCCTCTAACAAAGGCACACGGTCTTCCACACTGAGAGGTGACAAGGAACAGCAGAGAGAAATGAATAGGGCAGATCAAATGCTGGAGCAGGTGATTCCCAACCTCAAGGCTTCATTCAAATACATGCTTGGTTTTCATCTCTGGGATGGCCCGGGTTGGGTGAGGAGATGATCCACACAGTCATTCAGGGCTCCAGGCTTTTGTCTTCCTGTGGTCCCTTCTACCCTAGAGACAATGCTCTACCCCCCAGCCTTCGGGAGAGGGGGAAGAATGAAGAATGCGTGTGGTGGGGGGAGATCTGTCTGGCCAGCAGACTGACTTGAATCTCCTGTTAACCATGTCCTCGACCTTTCTCAGGGACAAGGGTCCCACGAATAGCAGCGCAGCTGTGATCAGGTGGAGTCAGCTATGGTTTCTGGTAGGGACCTTCTGCTAAATGCAAGTGAGATGAGGTCTGCCTCCTCACATGCCCCGTAGCCCCAACTCAGAGCACTCCCCAAATATGATCCCACCGCCCCCTCCTCACAATCCCTGGATTTTTGTTAAAGGGACAGATTCTGAATTGATATGTCTGGACTGGAGCCCTGGAATCTTCTCCCTGGTGATCCTATGCTCACTGCATATGAGAACCACAAGACTAGACTTCATCAGGGGCTCAAGTATTGATCAACTTTGTTCTGTCTGTATGGGGCACAAATCCTGGAACACAGCCCTCAGAGAGTATCCACCCTGAATCTGAACCCTCAAAtcattctagaaatttttttttttgggtgctggggatcgaactcagggccttgtgcttacaagacaagcactctactgactgagctatctccccagccctgaaatttttaaacatatgcaAAAGTGGAGAGGAGGCATAATGAACTCTCAAGGCCCCTCCCGGTGGCTCTGTCAGTCATCAGCACACCCAGTCTTAGCTGACACACCCTCCCCGTCATCCATCCCCAGAGGTGTCAGACTGTCTCTCTAAACTATAGGGACTCTTTCTTTGTAAAACATTGCCACAGTACCCGAATCACTAAAACAAACCCTAATCCATAATTGGTAATAATACCATAATCACTAAAAAAGTCAAACAGTTCCTTAGTACCAAATATCTAGTCAGCGTTCAAATGTCCCCCATTGTCttacaaagtttttattttaattttttttagttgtttttggacccttattttatttatttgtttatgtggtgctgagaatcgaatccagtgcctcccatgtgctaggcaagtgctctacctctgagctgcagctgcagccccctcttataaaagtttttaaaattgttctggttgagtCAGGAATCTAGGCAAAATCCACATTTTGATTGGTggatttatttcttaattctctCTTCGTCTGTTGGTTCCCCCAAGCACATGAAGGGCTTGCTCAAATAGATTACTGCATCCTTCAAGAGATTCTGACTCAGGAGGTCCAGAGAGGACCCAAGATTCCCAGGTTCCCAGGTGACGCGATGCTGCGGGGCCTCTTGTCCAGTGTGGACCTCTCTCCCACTTGGGCTCCTCTGTGGTTTCCCCCAGGCTGGATTTTGCTGGCTGCATCCCACATGGTGTCATCTAGCATGTGCTTCTTTcccttgtatctttttttttttttttcctttttcccctctctgGCTTTGGTAtgggttttgaacccagaggtgctttaccaccaaggcacatccccagcccattccattttattttttattttgagtcagggtttcacgaagttgcttaggacctcgctaattttttttgaggctggcttcaaacttaacgatcctcctgcctcagcctcctgagttgctgggattacagtgtgcactaCCACGCCTGGCTGTTTCCTGTATTtcccataaaaacaaagaaaaagcttGGTAGATAACCCCAGAGGCTCAGTCAGATTCTTGGCAAGACTGCTTCTTGGGTGGTATCCTGCCTGCCCTTCCCTCAGGGGACGCATCATATGTATTTGACTCTTTTTAGTTACATGTTTTAATCCTGAATCTGACTCCAAGTTAGACTAGAAACCCATTGAGGCCAGACCTCACGTGGCCCACTCAGGTGGACCCAGAGGGCAGGATTCAGGGAGGAAGGGAATGACCATGGCCTTGTGCCCACACAGAACAAAATCACCTTCCAAGAGCCTTTGCACTGCCTGACTCCCGTCGCACAGCTCAGGGGAGACCTCTGGGGGAGGCCTGAGTGGTGTGAGTGTCCCAGCCTCTCAGAGCTGGGAGGAGATGAATGGCTTCCCCAAGGCACGTGCCTGGAGAGGGGCAGCCAGGttctcccctccctgcccagcaggGTCCACCTTCCCCACCGCCCTCCCTCTCTCCAGGTGACTCCTGGCTGTTCTCCCTCTTCTAGGACCCAGATCAACTTCACGGTGGCCATTGACTTCACAGCCTCCAATGGTGAGTGGGGGATGGGCAGGGCCGGGGGAGGAGCTCCCTAGGGCTCCCTAGGGCTGTGGACGTGGACCTGACTGAGCCACTTCCTCCACACTCTCTGGCCGCTACCGAAAAAGAGGTAGTGAAGCCTGGAGGACCAAAGACACAACCAAGATGGCAGCGGTCTCCCTAGGTCAGACCACTGACCTAACACATCTGGGCTCCAGGCATCAGGCCCTGGTCTTGCCCTCCTCCTGCGTGTCAGAAACCCCTCTTAGGGCTGCGGGCCCAGCATCATGGGGTGCTGGCAGAGCTGGGGGGCTTAGTAATTGTAACAGTGATGACACCTATACAGATAACACCTGCTTCATTCTCTGCACTCCTCGGAGGTGGGAACTGTTATCCCCGTTTTACTGATGAGGAGACTGGGGCTGAGGTTACGGAACTCAGAGGAGGCCACACAGCCTAGTGGGAGGTAGAGGCCCCGGGGGTCCCTTGGTCATCTGTCCCGCCTCTTAATGGTCTGGTGAACCCAGCTGGTGAGCTGAGCAGGGAGCGTAGGCACCAGGATGGACGGAAGCTGGGAGGCCCATCAGGGGGCTTCAGAGGACAGTGGCCCTGTGGAGGACAGAGTGAGGTGAAGGCCCAGCGGCTAGGATGCACTGAAGGCGGTGAGAGATAAAGGAGCCAAGGAAGGATAGGTGTACGTTAGGGGGCCCTTCCACACTCCCTTCTGCATTCTGAGCCTGGGGTCCAGGCCAGCAAATGTCCCGTGTCCTGTGTCGCAGGGAACCCCTCACAGTCCACGTCCCTGCACTACATGAGTCCCTACCAGCTGAACGCCTACGCGCTGGCGCTGACTGCCGTCGGGGAGATCATCCAGCACTACGACAGCGACAAGATGTTCCCTGCCCTTGGCTTCGGGGCCAAGCTGCCCCCCGACGGCAGGGTGTCCCACGAGTTCCCGCTGGTAGGAGGTCCCGGGAGGGTGGGCTGGGTGCTGACTAGGCTGGGGGCGTGGTGACGAGCCTGGGAAGGCGTGGCCCTTCTGCTGGGCCTAAGGCCCTGAGGCACAGCCGCTGGGGGCTCAGTGGCCCGCTGTGCATAGGGGCTGGTGTCAGGCCCCTGGAAACCCACTCCTCACTCTCCCTCACGTGAGCGCCTCTCCTCCAAGTCTGGAGCTGCCCACGGCTGGCTCCGGCCTCCGTGTTCCTGAGAAGATGCAGGTGGAGGGGACCTAACCCCAGGGACCCAGAAAAGAAGATAATAATAGATAATAATGGGGGTAATTCCAGATGCTCCCGAGCTGGCGCTGAGATGGGGTGAGGAGGGTTCCCCTGGGGCCACAGACCTGGCACCATGTGGGGCTCCTTGGCTCTGTGTAGACGAAACTCAGACCACTTCCCTTCTTCCCATGAGTGCGGACAGTCAGTCGTCACTGTTAGGTCCCTCCTATGCCTGGATATGCCAGAAGCCatgctggggacacagcagccACTAGCCCTTCTTGAGTTAGTCGTCTGAGGGTGCAGTGGGTTTGCCAGTGTCCCTGAGGGACGGACCTGGCTCTCcggggctttttcttttttttttttttttggtaccagggattgagctcagggccactcaacctctgagccacctccccagcccttttttttatatttcgtttagagacggtctcactgagttgcttagggcctccctaagttgctgaggctggctttgaactcacagtcctcctgcctcagcctcctgtgagcggctgggatcacaggcgtgcgcccCTGCTCCGGCTCTCCAGGGCCTTTTTGAGTAGAGACTGGGTGAGCAGCAGCTTTGTTCCCAGCTCCCCTGGAGGGCAAGGAGCAGGTTTGGCCCTTCAGGGTGGCCCTGGgggtccttcccctcccccagaaGAGCCTAGCAGAGCCCAGGCTGCTGGCTGTGCTCCCGGAGACCACCCCCACCCTCGTCCTCCCTGGGCTCAGCCTCCCCATCTTCTGTGCCCCAGAACGGCAACCAGGAGAACCCCTCGTGCTGCGGCATCGATGGCATCCTGGAGGCCTACCACCGCAGCCTGCGCACCGTGCAGCTCTACGGCCCCACCAACTTCGCCCCCGTGGTCACCCACGTGGCCCGGTGAGTGCGGGGCGGCAGGGCCTTCTGCTTCACCTGCCATCTCTGGATCGTGCACCCTCTTCCCGCGGACTCCCTTCCAGTGAGCCCTGACTCTGAAGAGACCCCTCCTCTCCAAAAACCTGTCCCCACCAATGTTCGGGGTCCTTGTTGGGGGACGCAGGCCAGGGGCCCGGGAGAGACCGTGGCCTTTGCCTGCCCCACCCAGGAACGCGGCGGCCGTGCAGGACGGCTCCCAGTACTCCGTGCTGCTCATCATCACCGACGGGGTCATCTCGGACATGGCGCAGACCAAGGAGGCCATCGTCAACGTGAGCCGGGAGGGCGGGGGCGCGGAGGGAGGAGTCGGGCCCAGGGTCGAGCCTCCTTCTTTAGGGAAGCACTGGGTGGGGGCGTGGCTCCTCTCCCAGCGCCCATCCGGTCCTGGCTGCTGGCTGCAGTGTCTGCTGGCACTTTGGGAGGGCCAGGGTCGGGGGTCTGGTGGATGGAGGCGGCCCTGGGCCAGTGAGGTCTGGCTGCTGAGTTCTGTGCCCGCCTCTCAGTCACACCCGGTGGTCCCTCCCCGCCAGAGGCCTGTGGCTCCCTCACTCACCCGTCTCCGGCTGGGCCAGATAGAGGAGGTGTTGGGCCCCGGCAGGGGAAGCCATGGTTCCGCCTACTTGGTGGTCCAGTAAGAGGGCCCAGCCACAGCTGCCCTGGTCCTTCCTCCAAGCCGCAGAACAGAGGGGCCCACATGGTGAAGCCCAGCAGCAGAAGAGGGGCCGGGTGGTCACAGAAGCAGGCCTGTGacccactcccctctgccccgCCCCCGTCCCTCCTTCCTGGGCCTTGCCTGggttcccttctccctctccctccccctttgcTGTGTCTCCCTGTCTGTCCTTTACCTGGCCTTCTTCTTTGGTCCCACTCTTCCTGCCCCTGTCTAccatctctcctttctttccactGGCCTCTCGTGGGGTCTGAtcttcccccacccaccctgctGTCTCTCAGGCTGCCAAACTTCCCATGTCCATCATCATCATCGGCGTGGGCCAGGCAGAGTTCGATGGTGAGTCCTCTGGTCCCCTCTGTCCTCTCTACCCCTCCCCTCCGTGTTCCCCAGAGCCCCAGGGCCCTGTGAGCCCAGACAGTGTCGTGCCGAGGCGTGTGACTGTCCGGGTGAGCGTGCAGACATGAGGGTGCATTTGTTTGCGCAGACAGGGGTGTGTCAGGGTGTGCGCCCCACACCCTCACCCCAAGGCTGTGGTGAGGAGGCCCCGGCCACTCCTTTCTCCTCCAGCCCTGGAAGCCCAGGGAGGGTGGGGAACAGAAGCCCTGGGCTGGGATCACCCTGGGCTCTGAGgttgggctcctcctgcctcctggccttGGAGTCCTCATCTCCAGCATAGGGGCATGGGCACATGGTCTCTGTCCTGGGGTAGCCTGGGATTGGAGGACAACTTCGCAGACCTGTCCTGCCATTAACCCCTCCCCCTCCATGTCGCTCCTCCCCACACAGCCATGGTGGAGCTGGACGGGGATGACGTGCGGATCTCCTCCCGGGGGAAGCTAGCGGAGCGGGACATTGTCCAGGTGAAGCCTAGACCCTGCCTGCCTCACGGGAAGTGCAGACTAGACCTGCTGACCTCCTGTGGGCTTCTGCAGGCCTCCTGGGGAGGGGCCCTGGGGAAGGCACCAGGAGCCCCACAGTGGCCTGGCCACCACAGAAGGGAACAGGAGTCTGTCCCTCCAGTCACACTTCTCCCTGGGCTGGGCTCCTTGCTGTGTCAGTCTCACCCCTCCCATTGCTGGTGCCCCCAGAACCCAGGACACTCTGCCAGCACCCCCTGAACCCCAGGCTTTCCTGGCCAGCACTTCCTGTTGTTTTCTGCCTGGTGGCCTCCCAGTGACATGCAAACCTCTTGAAGGTGGAGGTGCTCTTTAGTGTCACCACACCCTTCTGAGGAAAGGGCATTGCTGGGTCAGTGAATTGGTGTCTTCACATCTCCACGCAGGATGCAAATGGAAAGAGCAGAGGGGCCCTGACCTCAGGGAATCCCATCAGCCAGCCTGAGGAAGGCATCCTAGCAAGCACGGCCCCTTTGAGTCCCCTGCATACCACGTCCCCAGTACACAGGCATGCAGAACCAAAAAATGGACATTCTCATAACCTATTGGTTTAAAAATTGGAGAATGTGTAGAGAGCAAAGATAGGGACTGGAACCCAGAATAAGGGTGATCCAGGAGGAGGGACCAGCatgagcaaaggccctgaggcaggagcgaGCCCATTGTGGGTGCCCCAAGGAGGAGGCCAGAGGGGCCTGACTATAGGTGGTGACCAGATTAGCCCCAAAGATAGGAGGAGAAGGGGACCAGGGAGACAGGGCTCTGTGGGAGAGTTAGAAGGGGCTAGGGTCCAAAAGGGGATTAGTGCAATGTTTCCCTGCACCTTCCAGGTGCTCAGGGGGTGCCCAGAGTCAGAGGTTAAGGAATGTCCTTGAGCCATGGAGCCTGGCATGAAATAGGCACATAATGAGTATTTCTTCAGTGACTATGACAGTCCCTGGGGGAATTCACCCAGAGGGATTGAGTGGAGTGGGCAGTGCTTCGGAGCAGGTGGGACCCGTCCCCAGTCCTGGGGATTTGggagggccagggccaggaggcACCCCCTGACCCTGCCGTTCTCCTGCCAGTTCGTGCCCTTCAGGGACTATGTGGATCGCACAGGCAACCACGTGCTGAGCATGGCCCGCCTGGCCCGCGACGTGCTGGCGGAGATCCCGGACCAGCTGGTGTCCTACATGAAGGCGCAGGGCATCCGCCCGCGCCCCCCGCCCGCAGCGCCCGAGCCGTCGCCCCCACAGTCCCCGGCCCGCACGCCCCCTGCCTCCCCGCTGCACACGCACATCTAAGCCTGGCTGTGCATGCAGGTGGCCGGGACTGGGGAGGCCAGACGGTAGGCAGAGTCCCCAGACCCTTTGCTGTCGGCCCACCCAGCCTTTTGGACATCGGGGTGCCTGGGAACTGGCAGGGGCGGGGCCTCTGGAGACTCCTCCCAGTTTCCCGGCCTCACTCACTGCGCAAACCCAGGGAGTGGGTACCGATGCCGCAGGCGTGCACGGGGTCGGGGTCGGAGTCGGGGCTCAAGCCCTTTTCGTCCTGATACGCCTCCGTAGTGCAGCTAGGACGGTGTAAATGGGGATAATGGCGGCCCCCTCGCCCACTCCAGGTGACCCCATCTGCTCACCTACCACCCTGAAACCTGACCTGggcccctcccagcctcctgagctgtctACTCCTATCCCAGGTCCCCCTCCAGTTGGCTCTCCTGTGCCCTATTTCCAGTGAACCCCTGGGGTTAATGCGTCTGCAGGAAGGCCTGCGCCTGGGACCCTCCCAGGAGCACCCTATGCCAGGGGAGCCCTGCAGACCCCCGCCCGGACTGTGACAGTGGCCCCTAGGCCACATGCTGGGCCCGGAGTAGGAGCTTGTTAACAGAGCCCTTTCTGGAACCTCTGGGGTCCGGTGTGGCACTGGTTCCAGACACAATGCCTGGGCCTCTCCCTGGTATTGGCCAGAGGCACTTTCCCAGCTGACTGCTGGCTCCAGGTGTTCCCTGCTCCTCCCAGGCTGCCCAGGGCTCTTGGTGCCCACTTGGCAACTGTCCACCCAGAGGCCTCGTACCCTCTGCCCTCCCAGCTCACGGGACAGGAGGCAGGAATGCTGGGCTCCAGCCCTGCCCACCCCTGTCTGCTGTGGGAACCCAGGCAGgcccttctgccttctgggcCTGTTTCCACATCTGTATGGTGAGAGGGTTGACCAGATAGTCCCGGGTTTCCTTCTGTCGCGACTTCCATGTCCAGCTCTCCCATCGCACTCCTCACCAGCGCGACCCTTACCCCACGCCGTCTTGGCTCAAGGGGTCACCTTGTTCCATTCTGTCACCCCAAGTACACCCCAGTCCTTCAGACTTGGGCTCCTGCCCCTGCTGTGGGAAAGGCGGGAGAGGGGACCCCCCCACCCGGCCGCCGCCAGCCTCTGCCCACCTGGGGCGCAGGTCTTGCATGCTGTCCTGCCGCATGGGGCTCCTCCGCCCACTCATCTCCCGGGACCTGGGTGGAGACTAGGCCCCTCTCTGGTGGCTGCCCTCCCTGTCctgcatggtggtggtggtgtttctGTCTGGTC contains:
- the Cpne5 gene encoding copine-5 isoform X4; the encoded protein is MKNTLNPVWQTFSIPVRALCNGDYDRTIKVEVYDWDRDGSHDFIGEFTTSYRELARGQSQFNIYEVINPKKKMKKKKYVNSGTVTLLSFAVESECTFLDYIKGGTQINFTVAIDFTASNGNPSQSTSLHYMSPYQLNAYALALTAVGEIIQHYDSDKMFPALGFGAKLPPDGRVSHEFPLNGNQENPSCCGIDGILEAYHRSLRTVQLYGPTNFAPVVTHVARNAAAVQDGSQYSVLLIITDGVISDMAQTKEAIVNAAKLPMSIIIIGVGQAEFDAMVELDGDDVRISSRGKLAERDIVQFVPFRDYVDRTGNHVLSMARLARDVLAEIPDQLVSYMKAQGIRPRPPPAAPEPSPPQSPARTPPASPLHTHI
- the Cpne5 gene encoding copine-5 isoform X5, with product MKKKKYVNSGTVTLLSFAVESECTFLDYIKGGTQINFTVAIDFTASNGNPSQSTSLHYMSPYQLNAYALALTAVGEIIQHYDSDKMFPALGFGAKLPPDGRVSHEFPLNGNQENPSCCGIDGILEAYHRSLRTVQLYGPTNFAPVVTHVARNAAAVQDGSQYSVLLIITDGVISDMAQTKEAIVNAAKLPMSIIIIGVGQAEFDAMVELDGDDVRISSRGKLAERDIVQFVPFRDYVDRTGNHVLSMARLARDVLAEIPDQLVSYMKAQGIRPRPPPAAPEPSPPQSPARTPPASPLHTHI
- the Cpne5 gene encoding copine-5 isoform X3, producing the protein MPAVSNGSGLWMESLRTTGLEASGGVPGKKCGTIILSAEELSNCRDVATMQFCANKLDKKDFFGKSDPFLVFYRSNEDGTFTICHKTEVMKNTLNPVWQTFSIPVRALCNGDYDRTIKVEVYDWDRDGSHDFIGEFTTSYRELARGQSQFNIYEVINPKKKMKKKKYVNSGTVTLLSFAVESECTFLDYIKGGTQINFTVAIDFTASNGNPSQSTSLHYMSPYQLNAYALALTAVGEIIQHYDSDKMFPALGFGAKLPPDGRVSHEFPLNGNQENPSCCGIDGILEAYHRSLRTVQLYGPTNFAPVVTHVARNAAAVQDGSQYSVLLIITDGVISDMAQTKEAIVNAAKLPMSIIIIGVGQAEFDAMVELDGDDVRISSRGKLAERDIVQFVPFRDYVDRTGNHVLSMARLARDVLAEIPDQLVSYMKAQGIRPRPPPAAPEPSPPQSPARTPPASPLHTHI